In Oncorhynchus mykiss isolate Arlee chromosome 1, USDA_OmykA_1.1, whole genome shotgun sequence, the following proteins share a genomic window:
- the LOC118966059 gene encoding uncharacterized protein LOC118966059, producing MPLGQPEIDTLITWSKQYSRDLVPIGQTEIDTLITWSKQYARDLVPIGQTEIDTLITWSKQYARDLVPIGQTEIDTLITWSKQYARDLVPIGQTEIDTLITWSKQYARDLVPIGQTEIDTLITWSKQYARDLVPIGQTEIDTLITWSKQYARDLVPIGQTEIDTLITWSKQYARDLVPIGQTEIDTLITWSKQYARDLVPIGQTEIDTLITWSKQYARDLVPIGQTEIDTLITWSKQYARDLVPIGQTEIDTLITWSKQYARDLVPIGQTEIDTLITWSKQYARDLVPIGQTEIDNHRTFSRF from the coding sequence ATGCCTCTGGGTCAGCCGGAGATAGACACCCTCATAACCTGGAGTAAACAGTATTCTAGGGATCTAGTTCCTATTGgtcagacagagatagacacccTCATAACCTGGAGTAAACAGTATGCTAGGGATCTAGTTCCTATTGgtcagacagagatagacacccTCATAACCTGGAGTAAACAGTATGCTAGGGATCTAGTTCCTATTGgtcagacagagatagacacccTCATAACCTGGAGTAAACAGTATGCTAGGGATCTAGTTCCTATTGGTCAGACGGAGATAGACACCCTCATAACCTGGAGTAAACAGTATGCTAGGGATCTAGTTCCTATTGgtcagacagagatagacacccTCATAACCTGGAGTAAACAGTATGCTAGGGATCTAGTTCCTATTGgtcagacagagatagacacccTCATAACCTGGAGTAAACAGTATGCTAGGGATCTAGTTCCTATTGgtcagacagagatagacacccTCATAACCTGGAGTAAACAGTATGCTAGGGATCTAGTTCCTATTGgtcagacagagatagacacccTCATAACCTGGAGTAAACAGTATGCTAGGGATCTAGTTCCTATTGgtcagacagagatagacacccTCATAACCTGGAGTAAACAGTATGCTAGGGATCTAGTTCCTATTGgtcagacagagatagacacccTCATAACCTGGAGTAAACAGTATGCTAGGGATCTAGTTCCTATTGGTCAGACGGAGATAGACACCCTCATAACCTGGAGTAAACAGTATGCTAGGGATCTAGTTCCTATTGgtcagacagagatagacacccTCATAACCTGGAGTAAACAGTATGCTAGGGATCTAGTTCCTATTGGTCAGACGGAGATAGACAACCACAGAACATTTTCACGTTTttga